One genomic window of Halogeometricum sp. S3BR5-2 includes the following:
- a CDS encoding GNAT family N-acetyltransferase, which translates to MPRVRPARPDDRPALSRLQSHLAEPSPELLAAADVVGTVLVSVDADDRPVGYLLAVEDGNDACHVAELVVAPDRRREGRARDLLTAAVEARPAGSVVTVTVAAGNDAARSLYESVGFEEAGRRPDFFESGDAVAYALAV; encoded by the coding sequence GTGCCCCGCGTCCGCCCCGCCCGCCCGGACGACCGCCCGGCGCTCTCGCGCCTCCAGTCGCACCTCGCGGAGCCGTCACCCGAACTGCTCGCGGCCGCCGACGTCGTCGGCACCGTCCTCGTCTCCGTCGACGCCGACGACCGACCGGTGGGCTACCTCCTCGCCGTCGAGGACGGGAACGACGCCTGTCACGTCGCGGAACTGGTCGTCGCCCCCGACCGCCGGCGCGAGGGCCGCGCCCGCGACCTGTTGACAGCGGCGGTCGAGGCGCGCCCCGCCGGGTCCGTCGTCACGGTGACCGTCGCCGCCGGCAACGACGCGGCGCGGTCGCTCTACGAGTCGGTCGGCTTCGAGGAGGCGGGCCGCCGCCCGGACTTCTTCGAGTCGGGCGACGCGGTGGCGTACGCGCTGGCGGTGTAG